A genome region from Bosea sp. BIWAKO-01 includes the following:
- a CDS encoding Rieske (2Fe-2S) protein: protein MDKQDKAFVRAGSLQELKAKGRLVVHGPHRPILVVHDGGRVFALDNRCPHMGFPLDRGSVEDGVLTCHWHHARFDLASGCTFDLWADDVPTCPVELRADGEIWVSPSFGYADPAGHWRSRLEDGLAHDLSLIVAKAVQGELAAGVPPRDIVRQVALFGAANRDGWGIGLTILTAVGNILPVLGEEDVCLALFHGARRVAADCDGQAPRRERAPLASRPALATLTRWLRRWTAVRHREAAERTVLTAIAAGVAPNALAELLVAAATDRAYADGGHSLDFINKALECLDLIGWEHAAAVLPTVVGQMVAARGAEEATAWRQPADLVALCAETASELPRLFAAARGACLWANHAALAESLLGDQAAAIMDAIKTAVRAGATPVDLGRSLAYAAALRVARFGSANEHADWETAHHVLTHANAIHQALKRIGAGTADHRGPVDGVRGILHGAMALYLARYLNVPPARMPGEGDDTLDDLPVDAAKIRAALLDAFDRQRQVDAAGRLIARHLTRGHPPQALIATLAHALLREDAGFHAYQMFEAGVRQFAEWGATDEGRRILIAVGRYLAAHSPTERAALQTADIACRLLRGDQLHQDAET from the coding sequence ATGGATAAGCAAGACAAGGCCTTCGTCCGCGCGGGCAGTCTTCAGGAATTGAAGGCGAAGGGTCGGCTCGTCGTGCACGGCCCCCATCGCCCGATCCTGGTCGTTCACGACGGCGGGCGCGTCTTCGCCCTCGACAATCGCTGCCCCCATATGGGCTTTCCGCTCGATCGCGGCAGCGTCGAGGACGGCGTGCTGACCTGCCATTGGCACCACGCCCGCTTCGATCTGGCGAGCGGCTGCACCTTCGACCTGTGGGCGGACGATGTGCCGACCTGTCCCGTCGAGCTACGCGCGGACGGAGAGATCTGGGTGAGCCCGAGTTTTGGCTATGCCGATCCCGCTGGGCACTGGCGCAGCCGCCTCGAGGATGGTCTCGCCCACGATCTCAGCCTCATCGTCGCCAAGGCCGTACAGGGGGAACTGGCGGCCGGCGTGCCGCCGCGCGACATCGTGCGGCAGGTTGCGCTGTTCGGCGCCGCCAACCGCGACGGCTGGGGCATCGGTCTGACGATCCTCACTGCCGTCGGCAACATCTTGCCGGTGTTGGGCGAGGAGGACGTCTGCCTCGCCCTGTTCCACGGAGCCCGCCGCGTCGCCGCGGACTGCGACGGGCAAGCGCCGCGCCGGGAGCGCGCTCCGCTCGCAAGCCGGCCTGCTCTCGCCACGCTCACGCGCTGGCTCCGGCGCTGGACGGCCGTGCGCCACCGCGAGGCAGCCGAGCGCACCGTGCTCACCGCCATCGCAGCCGGCGTCGCGCCGAATGCGCTCGCAGAGCTGCTGGTCGCGGCCGCCACGGATCGCGCCTACGCCGACGGCGGGCATTCGCTCGATTTCATCAACAAGGCCCTCGAATGCCTGGATCTGATCGGCTGGGAGCACGCAGCCGCCGTACTGCCGACGGTGGTCGGCCAGATGGTGGCGGCACGTGGCGCCGAGGAGGCGACCGCGTGGCGCCAGCCGGCGGATCTCGTCGCCTTGTGCGCGGAGACCGCCTCCGAGTTGCCGCGCCTATTCGCCGCCGCTCGCGGCGCCTGCCTCTGGGCCAATCATGCGGCCCTGGCCGAAAGCCTGCTTGGTGATCAGGCAGCCGCGATCATGGATGCGATCAAAACAGCGGTCCGTGCCGGAGCAACGCCCGTCGATCTCGGCCGGTCGCTGGCCTACGCGGCGGCGCTGCGGGTGGCGCGTTTCGGCAGCGCCAATGAGCACGCCGACTGGGAGACCGCTCACCATGTCTTGACCCACGCCAACGCCATCCACCAGGCGCTCAAACGGATCGGCGCCGGGACCGCGGACCATCGCGGCCCTGTCGACGGCGTGCGGGGCATCCTTCACGGGGCGATGGCGCTCTATCTCGCTCGCTATCTCAACGTGCCGCCTGCGCGCATGCCTGGCGAAGGCGACGACACACTGGATGACCTGCCCGTCGATGCCGCGAAGATCAGAGCAGCCCTGCTCGACGCTTTCGACCGGCAGCGGCAGGTCGACGCGGCCGGGCGCTTGATTGCGCGCCATCTCACGCGCGGTCACCCGCCCCAGGCGTTGATCGCGACCCTGGCGCACGCCCTGTTACGCGAGGACGCGGGCTTCCACGCCTATCAGATGTTCGAGGCGGGCGTTCGGCAGTTCGCCGAGTGGGGCGCTACCGATGAGGGCCGGCGCATTCTGATCGCCGTCGGCCGCTACCTCGCCGCCCACTCGCCGACCGAGCGCGCCGCCCTGCAGACGGCTGACATCGCGTGCCGGCTTCTGCGCGGCGACCAGCTTCACCAGGACGCCGAGACGTGA
- a CDS encoding FadR/GntR family transcriptional regulator — protein MLPNLYPPISLKPASDGNAVTKQTFKKLETAPVYRLVYDAIEKQIVHGELKPGVLLPTETHLAEQFGVNRSTVREGIRMLEESGLVQRKTGKRLQVTRPHLNATAARTSRLLRLHEVTFRELWEASIAIEPVVARYAAERITAAELAQLQQNIAEMEKAITDHVEVVRLDIEFHDIIAHAARNRALGLAREPISQLFMPAGRAILPRLKTQRRILDAHHALLKALKERDADEAEAWMHRHIADFKRGFEQTGLDLDKPLESF, from the coding sequence ATGCTGCCGAACCTCTACCCGCCGATCTCACTGAAGCCCGCCAGTGATGGTAATGCCGTGACGAAACAGACCTTCAAGAAGCTCGAGACTGCTCCCGTCTACCGGCTCGTCTATGACGCGATCGAAAAGCAGATCGTTCACGGCGAACTCAAGCCTGGTGTGCTGCTACCGACCGAGACCCATCTCGCGGAGCAGTTCGGCGTCAACCGTTCCACGGTACGCGAAGGCATCCGGATGCTGGAAGAGAGCGGTCTCGTCCAGCGCAAAACGGGCAAGCGCCTGCAGGTGACCCGGCCCCACCTCAACGCCACCGCCGCGCGCACCAGCCGGCTCCTACGGCTGCATGAGGTCACCTTCCGCGAGTTGTGGGAGGCGTCGATCGCAATCGAGCCGGTGGTGGCGCGCTATGCAGCCGAACGGATCACGGCCGCTGAGTTGGCTCAGCTCCAGCAGAACATTGCCGAGATGGAGAAGGCGATAACGGACCATGTCGAGGTCGTCAGGCTCGATATCGAGTTCCATGATATCATCGCCCACGCGGCTCGCAACCGTGCCCTCGGCCTTGCTCGCGAGCCGATCAGTCAGCTTTTCATGCCGGCAGGCAGGGCGATCCTGCCGCGCCTCAAGACGCAGAGGCGCATCCTCGACGCGCATCACGCGTTGCTAAAGGCGTTGAAGGAGCGGGACGCCGACGAGGCGGAAGCCTGGATGCATCGCCACATCGCCGACTTCAAGCGCGGGTTTGAACAGACGGGGCTCGATCTGGACAAGCCGCTGGAGAGTTTCTGA
- a CDS encoding MaoC family dehydratase, giving the protein MTTVDTGRSTAPAAGAREWQPPFTVGQVLEAPIFFTPDSVRAFATLTNDSNPLHHDADLASATRFGGLIASGTQTTGLLLGSLANHIFPENASLGLDCSFRLRKAVPADAALIARWTVRSIIPKPSLYGILVELDGGLVDPKGAVFVEANATIAVMPHEALKRPRPT; this is encoded by the coding sequence ATGACGACGGTGGACACGGGAAGGAGCACTGCGCCAGCGGCCGGAGCGCGGGAATGGCAGCCCCCCTTCACAGTGGGGCAGGTGCTCGAGGCGCCAATTTTCTTCACGCCGGATTCAGTACGCGCCTTCGCGACGCTGACCAACGACAGCAACCCCCTCCATCATGATGCCGATCTCGCCTCCGCCACCCGTTTCGGAGGGCTGATCGCCAGCGGCACGCAGACGACGGGTCTCCTCCTCGGCAGCCTCGCCAACCATATCTTCCCGGAGAACGCCTCGCTCGGATTGGACTGCTCCTTCCGGCTGCGAAAGGCCGTGCCGGCTGACGCCGCGCTCATCGCACGCTGGACGGTTCGTAGCATCATACCGAAGCCGTCCCTGTACGGCATACTCGTCGAGTTGGACGGCGGTCTTGTCGATCCGAAGGGGGCGGTCTTTGTCGAAGCGAACGCCACCATCGCCGTTATGCCGCATGAAGCCCTCAAGCGGCCCCGGCCGACATGA
- a CDS encoding SDR family oxidoreductase — MPASSLHALLDLSGRVAIVTGGSRGLGLQIAEALGEFGARIVLVARKAAELEAAEQSLKAQGIDAAGFTADLSRPEAIEALCGLVGARYPQVDILVNNAGTSWGAPTQDHPLEGWNKVMAINLTGIFLLTQAVAKRWMLPARRGRILNIASIEGLRGHHSDLVGTIGYNTAKGGLVNFTRALAAEWGPHGITVNALAPGYFHSKLTAATLDQHEAQLVAHTPRGELGGSQDLKGAALLLASDASAHISGQILAVDGGYTAI, encoded by the coding sequence ATGCCCGCAAGCTCGCTCCATGCCCTGCTCGATCTTAGTGGCCGTGTCGCCATCGTTACCGGCGGATCACGCGGGCTCGGCCTACAGATCGCGGAGGCGCTGGGCGAGTTCGGCGCCCGGATCGTACTCGTCGCCCGCAAGGCGGCGGAGCTCGAAGCGGCGGAGCAGAGCCTGAAGGCACAGGGCATCGACGCTGCGGGCTTCACCGCCGACCTCTCGCGCCCCGAAGCGATCGAAGCGCTCTGCGGCTTGGTCGGCGCGCGCTATCCGCAGGTCGACATCCTCGTCAACAATGCCGGCACATCCTGGGGTGCGCCGACGCAGGACCATCCGCTCGAAGGTTGGAACAAGGTCATGGCGATCAACCTCACCGGCATCTTCCTGCTGACGCAGGCGGTTGCGAAGCGCTGGATGCTGCCGGCACGGCGCGGGCGCATCCTGAACATCGCTTCGATCGAAGGCCTGCGCGGACACCATTCCGACCTCGTCGGAACGATCGGCTACAATACCGCCAAGGGAGGGCTGGTGAACTTCACGCGTGCGCTGGCGGCGGAATGGGGACCGCACGGCATCACTGTGAATGCGCTGGCCCCCGGCTATTTCCACTCGAAGCTGACGGCGGCGACCCTGGATCAACACGAGGCGCAACTCGTCGCGCATACGCCGCGCGGCGAACTCGGCGGGTCGCAGGATCTGAAGGGTGCGGCGCTGCTCCTCGCCTCGGATGCGAGTGCCCATATCAGCGGGCAGATTCTCGCCGTCGATGGCGGTTACACGGCGATTTGA
- a CDS encoding phosphotransferase family protein: MADSPIPSTEERVSFTASLPRLEATLREAGVIRPAETIEIERQFEAGQSNPTYLLAAGERRFVLRKQPCGHLLPRAHDVVREHNIMQALHGAGFTVPNPLFASEEREIIGTSFFVMDYIPGAVHSDPALPNDTPAQRRAIYEATAGTMARLHRIKPSVLEGAGVKPRGDFVGRQIGVWRGAYLAAMTQDDPRIEAVGQWLLEHKPTTENIGIVHGDYRIENLIFQGSEVAAVLDWELCTVGEPLADLAYCCIWYHLPHSVLNGLADQDLRTLGIPDEAEFLDIYSRESGIDAVATRNYFLAFAFYRLAAILQGVYKRALDGNAASPQALTRGRVAELCLTQAAAFATRA; this comes from the coding sequence ATGGCCGACAGCCCGATTCCATCGACCGAGGAGCGCGTCTCCTTCACCGCCTCCCTGCCCCGGCTCGAAGCGACCCTGCGCGAAGCCGGCGTGATCCGGCCGGCCGAAACCATCGAGATCGAGCGTCAGTTCGAAGCTGGGCAGTCGAACCCGACCTATCTGCTGGCCGCCGGGGAGCGCCGCTTCGTGCTGCGCAAGCAGCCCTGCGGCCATCTGCTGCCCCGCGCCCATGACGTGGTGCGCGAGCACAATATCATGCAGGCGTTACACGGCGCGGGCTTCACCGTGCCGAACCCGCTCTTCGCCAGCGAAGAGCGCGAGATCATCGGCACGAGCTTTTTCGTGATGGATTACATCCCCGGTGCCGTTCATTCGGACCCGGCCCTCCCGAATGATACGCCCGCTCAGCGGCGCGCGATCTATGAAGCGACGGCCGGGACGATGGCGCGGCTGCATCGCATCAAGCCTTCCGTTCTGGAAGGGGCAGGCGTCAAGCCTCGTGGCGACTTCGTCGGTCGGCAGATCGGCGTCTGGCGCGGCGCCTATCTCGCGGCCATGACGCAGGACGATCCGCGTATCGAGGCCGTAGGGCAATGGCTGCTCGAGCACAAACCCACAACCGAGAATATCGGCATCGTCCACGGCGACTACCGGATCGAGAACTTGATCTTCCAGGGCAGTGAGGTCGCGGCCGTGTTGGACTGGGAGCTGTGCACGGTGGGCGAACCACTAGCCGATCTGGCCTATTGCTGCATCTGGTACCATCTGCCGCATTCAGTGCTGAACGGCCTCGCTGATCAGGATCTCCGGACGCTCGGCATACCCGACGAGGCCGAATTCCTCGACATCTATTCCCGCGAATCCGGGATAGATGCCGTTGCCACCCGCAACTACTTCCTCGCCTTCGCCTTCTACAGGCTCGCGGCCATCCTGCAGGGCGTCTACAAGCGCGCGCTAGACGGAAATGCTGCCTCGCCGCAGGCGCTGACGCGCGGCCGGGTCGCGGAGCTTTGCCTTACGCAGGCCGCAGCCTTCGCCACCCGAGCCTAG
- a CDS encoding phenylacetate--CoA ligase family protein: MHASSAIIAQMGALRCDEMQALQLAKLRRQIERLHATSGFYRERWDKAGVRLDDIRSLADLRRIPTITKADCLADQNEHQPFGRRLGIPREDVALVCMTGGTSGQGQEVYGRSQRDLVMQGYFHQLPWHIAGLRQGDVGLNCVPSGGLTTGGWGPTEGFRAAGALPLTVGGTMSTDAKVDLMCRFGEIHFIYASTNYLHTLTEAMRRRGIDPRERFPTMKSLFIAAEGYPVEWAQTIQEVWGATLHEGYGSTQGAGFICSTSEQGVVSADGGRAPMQCFDWHVIVEVLDPDTDEPVKEGEFGEIVLTNLDIEGSAVVRFRTRDRVRLLPKASANNGRAWTCIESGTIGRYDDMMKIRGNNVWPSAVDLAIFAHHEVAEYVGSVFVDEKGRTEVMVKVGLKPEHAARGEAERAAVLLRVQTAIKERTNVQMKVREVPRDELPFFENKARRWKDERPAGYQFSDKAS, encoded by the coding sequence ATGCACGCTTCCTCCGCCATCATCGCCCAGATGGGCGCGCTTAGATGCGACGAGATGCAGGCGCTCCAGCTCGCCAAGCTGAGGCGCCAGATCGAGCGGCTTCATGCCACGAGCGGCTTCTATCGGGAGCGGTGGGACAAGGCGGGCGTTCGTCTCGACGACATCCGTTCGCTGGCGGATCTCAGGCGCATCCCGACGATCACCAAGGCCGATTGCCTCGCCGACCAGAACGAGCACCAGCCCTTCGGCCGGCGTCTCGGCATCCCACGGGAAGACGTCGCGCTGGTCTGCATGACCGGCGGCACGTCGGGACAGGGACAGGAAGTCTATGGCCGCTCGCAGCGCGACCTCGTCATGCAGGGCTATTTCCACCAGCTTCCCTGGCACATTGCCGGTCTGCGGCAGGGCGATGTCGGGCTGAACTGCGTACCCTCCGGCGGGCTCACGACCGGCGGCTGGGGGCCGACGGAAGGCTTCCGTGCCGCCGGCGCCCTGCCGCTGACGGTCGGTGGCACGATGAGCACCGACGCCAAGGTCGACCTGATGTGCCGCTTCGGCGAGATCCACTTCATTTATGCCTCGACGAACTACCTACACACGCTGACGGAGGCCATGCGTCGCCGCGGCATCGATCCACGCGAGCGCTTTCCGACAATGAAAAGCCTGTTCATCGCGGCCGAGGGCTACCCGGTTGAATGGGCGCAGACCATCCAGGAGGTCTGGGGCGCGACGCTGCACGAAGGCTATGGCAGCACGCAGGGTGCCGGCTTCATCTGCTCGACCAGCGAGCAGGGCGTGGTCTCGGCCGATGGCGGCCGTGCGCCGATGCAGTGCTTCGACTGGCACGTCATCGTCGAGGTGCTCGACCCGGATACCGACGAGCCGGTGAAGGAAGGCGAGTTCGGCGAAATCGTACTGACCAATCTCGACATCGAAGGCTCGGCGGTCGTCCGCTTCCGCACGCGCGACCGCGTCCGGCTCTTGCCGAAGGCATCGGCGAATAATGGGCGCGCCTGGACCTGCATCGAGAGCGGCACCATCGGCCGCTATGACGACATGATGAAGATCCGCGGCAACAATGTCTGGCCGTCAGCCGTCGATCTCGCCATCTTCGCCCATCACGAGGTCGCGGAATATGTCGGCAGCGTCTTCGTCGACGAGAAGGGCCGCACCGAGGTCATGGTCAAGGTCGGGCTCAAGCCCGAGCACGCCGCCCGCGGCGAGGCCGAGCGCGCGGCCGTCCTGTTGCGCGTCCAGACCGCCATCAAGGAACGAACCAACGTCCAGATGAAGGTACGTGAAGTGCCGCGCGACGAGTTGCCGTTCTTCGAGAACAAGGCTCGTCGCTGGAAGGACGAGCGCCCCGCCGGCTACCAGTTCTCCGACAAGGCCTCCTGA
- a CDS encoding Zn-ribbon domain-containing OB-fold protein — translation MSSPEAYAKPVPVPDPDSAPFWAGCREQRLMIQHCDDCSRNQFPPSNICAHCGSGRVSWKQASGAGKVFSWIVVRHPVPKPVYVDDVPYVVALVELAEGVRMPSNIVGCAPEDVVADMPLKVAFRQVTEELVLPLFEPA, via the coding sequence ATGTCGTCACCAGAAGCATACGCCAAGCCGGTCCCGGTTCCCGATCCCGATTCCGCGCCGTTCTGGGCCGGCTGCCGTGAGCAGCGCCTGATGATCCAGCATTGCGACGATTGCAGCCGGAATCAGTTCCCGCCGAGCAATATCTGCGCGCATTGCGGCTCAGGGCGCGTGTCATGGAAACAGGCCTCGGGTGCCGGTAAGGTCTTCAGCTGGATCGTCGTGCGCCATCCCGTGCCGAAGCCGGTCTATGTCGACGACGTCCCCTATGTCGTCGCGCTGGTCGAGCTCGCCGAGGGCGTGCGGATGCCGTCCAATATCGTCGGCTGCGCGCCCGAGGATGTGGTGGCGGACATGCCGCTCAAGGTCGCGTTCAGGCAAGTCACCGAAGAGCTGGTGCTGCCGCTATTCGAGCCGGCCTGA
- a CDS encoding acyl-CoA dehydrogenase family protein, with protein sequence MDFEHSPKVRDLLARLGAFMAEHVYPNERVYSEQVACSADRWVSPPIMEEMKAKARAAGLWNLFLPNHDGGAGLNNLEYAPLCEVMGRSPIAAEVFNCSAPDTGNMEVLARYGTSEQKRRWLEPLLAGEIRSGFAMTEPQVASSDARNIASRIVRDGDDYVINGRKWWTSGAGDRRCKILIFMGLTDPEAEPFRRQSMILVPMDAPGVASVRPLTVFGYDHAPHGHLEMRFTDVRVPATNMLLGEGRGFEIAQGRLGPGRIHHCMRAIGLAERALESMVARARSRVAFGRPIAEQGMLREAIAESRMGIEQARLLTLKAAYMMDTVGNKAARAEIAMIKVVAPRMAQAVLDRAIQIHGGGGVSGDFGLAEGWALARTLRLADGPDEVHMDQIARLELAKPAELWNW encoded by the coding sequence ATGGACTTCGAACATTCACCGAAGGTCAGGGACCTGCTCGCTCGGCTCGGTGCCTTCATGGCCGAGCATGTCTACCCGAACGAGCGGGTCTATTCCGAGCAGGTCGCCTGCAGTGCCGATCGTTGGGTGTCGCCGCCCATCATGGAAGAGATGAAGGCGAAAGCTCGCGCAGCCGGACTGTGGAACCTGTTCCTGCCCAATCATGATGGCGGTGCGGGCCTGAACAATCTGGAATATGCGCCGCTCTGCGAAGTGATGGGCCGTTCACCCATCGCCGCTGAGGTCTTCAACTGCTCCGCGCCCGACACCGGCAACATGGAAGTGCTGGCGCGCTACGGCACATCCGAGCAGAAGAGGCGCTGGCTCGAGCCGCTGCTGGCGGGCGAGATCCGTTCCGGCTTCGCGATGACGGAGCCACAGGTCGCATCCTCCGATGCGCGCAACATCGCCTCGCGCATCGTTCGCGACGGTGACGACTACGTCATCAACGGCCGCAAATGGTGGACTTCGGGTGCCGGCGACCGGCGCTGCAAGATCCTGATTTTCATGGGCCTGACCGATCCCGAGGCCGAGCCCTTCCGGCGTCAGTCGATGATCCTCGTGCCGATGGACGCGCCCGGCGTCGCGTCTGTCCGACCGCTGACGGTATTCGGCTACGATCATGCGCCGCACGGCCATCTCGAGATGCGGTTCACCGATGTGCGCGTGCCGGCCACCAACATGCTGCTCGGTGAGGGACGCGGTTTCGAGATCGCGCAAGGGCGGCTGGGTCCCGGCCGCATCCATCACTGCATGCGTGCGATCGGGCTGGCCGAACGGGCATTGGAATCGATGGTCGCACGCGCTCGCAGCCGTGTCGCCTTCGGCAGGCCGATCGCCGAGCAGGGCATGCTGCGCGAGGCCATCGCCGAAAGCCGCATGGGGATCGAGCAGGCGCGGCTGCTGACGCTGAAGGCCGCCTATATGATGGACACCGTCGGCAACAAGGCGGCCCGCGCCGAGATCGCGATGATCAAGGTCGTCGCGCCGCGCATGGCGCAGGCGGTGCTCGACCGGGCGATCCAGATCCATGGTGGCGGCGGCGTCAGCGGCGATTTCGGCCTGGCGGAAGGCTGGGCGCTGGCGCGCACGCTGCGTCTCGCGGACGGTCCCGACGAAGTCCATATGGACCAGATCGCCCGTCTCGAACTGGCCAAACCGGCCGAGCTCTGGAACTGGTGA
- a CDS encoding 3-hydroxyacyl-CoA dehydrogenase NAD-binding domain-containing protein yields MTSPSLVRTALDGTVAVLTIGNPPVNSLSSAVRRDLTVALSRAVINGASGVVLIGDGGHFSAGADIQEFDNGLDPTAPDPNDLHAAIEASPVPVVAAIRGTALGGGLELALACHGRVATPQARIGLPEVKLGLLPGGGGTQRLPRVAKAVVAAGMIASGRILGAADAQAAGIIDRIGDAPVAEAMILIEKLGSAPLTAASSRALPPDFAEAIDAARAGISAKSPHAEASRTALDAVAQAARLSFPEALAEERRLFLSLMETTTSRALRHLFFAERAAAGTPGIGKDTQTRPVETVGVIGAGTMGSGIAMVFANTGLPVTLIERDAAGLERGLKLIRDVYDRAVAKGDLTTETAQGRLQQITGKTEIATLSGADLVIEAAFEEMQVKLAIFAELDKVAKRGAILATNTSALDVDVIAAATSRPADVVGLHFFSPAHVMRLLEIVRARQTAPDVLATVIRLARKTGKTPVVVGVCDGFLANRLLYPYLRQADLMLEEGALPEQIDGALNAFGLAMGPCAMLDMAGQDVAWHVRQRQLKDWDPERRYSRLADLLVEQGRLGSKTGAGWYRYSGRQKEADPTVEAMILQESDRLGISRRAISDEEIVKRALYAIVNEGAFALADGTVQRASDIDVAYTQGMGFPAARGGPMFWADTVGLAPIYADILSFGADGDANWRPAPLLKELAEGGRSFADHDRERRAEAA; encoded by the coding sequence ATGACGTCCCCATCCCTTGTTCGTACGGCGTTGGACGGCACCGTCGCAGTGCTCACTATCGGCAATCCTCCGGTCAACAGCCTCTCCTCCGCTGTGCGGCGCGACCTTACGGTCGCGCTGTCGCGCGCTGTCATCAACGGCGCCAGCGGTGTCGTCCTCATCGGCGACGGTGGACACTTCTCTGCTGGCGCCGATATCCAGGAGTTCGACAACGGGCTCGATCCGACCGCGCCCGACCCGAATGATCTACACGCCGCGATCGAAGCTTCGCCGGTGCCGGTGGTGGCGGCCATTCGCGGCACGGCGCTCGGGGGCGGTCTCGAACTCGCTCTCGCCTGCCATGGCCGCGTCGCCACCCCGCAGGCCCGGATCGGCCTGCCCGAGGTGAAGCTCGGGCTGCTGCCGGGCGGCGGGGGAACACAACGCCTGCCTCGCGTCGCGAAAGCGGTCGTCGCGGCAGGGATGATCGCGAGCGGACGCATCCTCGGCGCGGCGGACGCACAGGCGGCCGGGATCATCGACCGCATCGGCGACGCCCCCGTGGCAGAGGCCATGATCCTGATCGAGAAACTCGGTTCGGCGCCCCTGACCGCCGCCTCCAGCCGGGCGCTCCCGCCCGATTTCGCCGAGGCAATCGACGCCGCGCGCGCGGGCATCTCGGCCAAAAGCCCGCATGCGGAAGCATCGCGCACCGCGCTCGACGCCGTGGCACAGGCCGCGCGCCTCTCCTTCCCGGAAGCGCTCGCCGAGGAACGCCGGCTCTTCCTGAGCTTGATGGAAACGACGACCTCGCGTGCGTTGCGCCACCTCTTCTTCGCGGAGCGCGCCGCGGCCGGAACGCCCGGCATCGGCAAGGATACGCAGACACGCCCGGTCGAAACGGTCGGCGTCATCGGCGCCGGCACGATGGGCTCCGGTATCGCCATGGTCTTCGCCAATACGGGTTTGCCGGTCACGCTGATCGAGCGCGATGCGGCGGGGCTGGAGCGGGGTCTCAAGCTTATCCGCGACGTCTACGACCGCGCCGTCGCCAAAGGCGATCTCACCACTGAAACCGCGCAGGGCCGGCTGCAGCAGATCACCGGGAAGACGGAGATCGCGACGCTGTCCGGGGCCGATCTCGTCATTGAGGCCGCTTTCGAGGAGATGCAGGTCAAGCTCGCAATCTTCGCAGAGCTCGACAAGGTCGCGAAGCGTGGTGCGATTCTCGCCACCAACACCTCGGCGCTGGATGTCGACGTCATCGCAGCCGCGACCTCGCGCCCGGCCGATGTTGTTGGGTTGCATTTCTTCAGCCCGGCCCATGTCATGCGGCTGCTCGAGATCGTGCGCGCCAGGCAAACCGCGCCGGACGTACTGGCGACGGTGATCCGGCTCGCCCGCAAGACCGGCAAGACGCCCGTGGTGGTGGGTGTCTGCGATGGCTTCCTCGCCAACCGCCTGCTCTATCCCTATCTGCGGCAGGCTGATTTGATGCTGGAGGAGGGCGCGCTGCCGGAGCAGATCGATGGCGCTCTCAATGCCTTCGGCCTGGCCATGGGCCCCTGTGCTATGCTCGACATGGCCGGGCAGGATGTGGCCTGGCATGTCCGCCAGCGCCAGCTCAAGGACTGGGACCCGGAGAGGCGCTATTCCCGCCTGGCCGACCTTCTGGTGGAGCAGGGGCGACTCGGTTCGAAGACGGGGGCGGGCTGGTATCGCTATTCCGGCCGGCAGAAGGAGGCCGATCCCACCGTCGAGGCAATGATCCTTCAGGAATCCGACCGGCTCGGCATCAGCCGGCGCGCCATCTCCGACGAGGAGATCGTCAAGCGGGCGCTCTATGCGATCGTCAACGAAGGCGCATTTGCGCTGGCCGACGGCACGGTGCAGCGCGCCTCCGACATCGATGTCGCCTATACGCAGGGCATGGGCTTCCCCGCCGCGCGAGGCGGTCCGATGTTCTGGGCAGATACGGTCGGGCTTGCGCCGATTTACGCGGATATCCTGTCGTTTGGAGCCGATGGCGATGCGAACTGGCGCCCCGCACCACTGCTGAAGGAACTGGCCGAGGGCGGCCGAAGCTTCGCCGATCATGATCGCGAGCGGCGTGCGGAGGCGGCATGA